The Sciurus carolinensis chromosome 18, mSciCar1.2, whole genome shotgun sequence genome contains a region encoding:
- the Rhbdl1 gene encoding rhomboid-related protein 1 isoform X1 produces the protein MTRLERGARRAEQEERAGRGGAEPFAEQPLPASADPGPLPGPALWTGARCCSSSRSRPRPAAPPPQQLDPENTGFIGADTFAGLVHSHELPLDPAKLDMLVALAQSNERGQVCYQELVDLVSATISSKRSSSFKRAIANGQRSLPREGLLDEPGLGVYKRFVRYVAYEILPCEVDRRWYFYRHRSCPPPVFMASVTLTQIIVFLCYGARLNKWVLQTYHPEYMKSPLVYHPGHRARAWRFLTYMFMHVGLEQLGFNALLQLMIGVPLEMVHGLLRISLLYLAGVLAGSLTVSITDMRAPVVGGSGGVYALCSAHLANVVMNWAGMRCPYKLLRMVLALVCMSSEVGRAVWLRFSPPLPSSGPQPSFMAHLAGAVVGVSMGLTILRSYEERLQDQCGWWVVLLAYGTFLLFAIFWNIFAYDLLGAHIPPPP, from the exons ATGACGCGACTTGAGCGCGGCGCGcgcagagcagagcaggaggagcGGGCCGGCAGGGGCGGAGCGGAGCCGTTCGCAGAGCAGCCCCTCCCGGCCTCGGCCGACCCCGGCCCGCTGCCCGGCCCGGCTCTATGGACAGGAGCTCGCTGCTGCAGCTCATCCAGGAGCAG GCCTCGGCCGGCGGCTCCCCCACCCCAGCAGCTGGACCCTGAGAACACAGGCTTCATCGGTGCGGACACCTTCGCTGGGCTGGTGCACAGCCATGAGCTGCCCCTGGACCCGGCCAAGTTGGACATGCTGGTGGCCCTGGCCCAGAGCAACGAGCGGGGTCAGGTCTGCTACCAGGAGCTGGTGGACCTGGTCAGTGCCACG ATCAGCAGCAAGCGCTCCAGCAGCTTCAAGCGGGCCATTGCTAATGGACAGCGGTCGCTGCCCCGGGAAGGGCTGCTGGATGAGCCTGGCCTGGGTGTCTACAAGCGGTTTGTGCGCTACGTAGCCTATGAGATACTGCCCTGTGAAGTAGACCGCCGCTGGTATTTCTATCGGCACCGCAGCTGCCCACCCCCTGTGTTTATGGCCTCAGTCACCCTCACCCAG ATCATCGTGTTCCTGTGCTATGGGGCACGCCTCAACAAGTGGGTGCTGCAGACCTACCACCCTGAGTACATGAAGAGCCCCCTGGTGTACCACCCTGGGCACCGTGCTCGTGCCTGGCGCTTCCTCACTTACATGTTCATGCACGTCGG GTTGGAGCAGCTGGGGTTCAATGCCCTCCTGCAGCTGATGATCGGAGTGCCCCTGGAGATGGTGCATGGTCTCCTCCGCATCAGCCTGCTCTACCTGGCGGGTGTGCTGGCAG GTTCCCTGACTGTCTCCATCACGGACATGCGGGCCCCTGTGGTGGGGGGCTCTGGAGGGGTCTATGCCCTGTGCTCAGCACACCTGGCCAACGTTGTCATG AACTGGGCTGGGATGAGGTGTCCCTACAAGCTGCTGAGGATGGTGCTGGCCCTGGTGTGCA TGAGCTCCGAGGTGGGCCGGGCCGTGTGGCTGCGCTTCTCCCCACCACTGCCCTCCTCAGGCCCACAGCCCAGCTTCATGGCACACCTGGCTGGCGCAGTGGTGGGGGTGAGCATGGGCCTCACCATCCTGCGCAGTTACGAGGAGCGCCTACAGGACCAGTGCGGCTGGTGGGTGGTCCTGCTCGCCTATGGCACTTTCCTGCTCTTCGCCATCTTCTGGAACATCTTTGCCTATGACCTGCTGGGTGCCCACATCCCCCCACCGCCCTGA
- the Rhbdl1 gene encoding rhomboid-related protein 1 isoform X4 translates to MDRSSLLQLIQEQLDPENTGFIGADTFAGLVHSHELPLDPAKLDMLVALAQSNERGQVCYQELVDLVSATISSKRSSSFKRAIANGQRSLPREGLLDEPGLGVYKRFVRYVAYEILPCEVDRRWYFYRHRSCPPPVFMASVTLTQIIVFLCYGARLNKWVLQTYHPEYMKSPLVYHPGHRARAWRFLTYMFMHVGLEQLGFNALLQLMIGVPLEMVHGLLRISLLYLAGVLAGSLTVSITDMRAPVVGGSGGVYALCSAHLANVVMVTGPPGGWVWEGAHLACLTASLSACHQNWAGMRCPYKLLRMVLALVCMSSEVGRAVWLRFSPPLPSSGPQPSFMAHLAGAVVGVSMGLTILRSYEERLQDQCGWWVVLLAYGTFLLFAIFWNIFAYDLLGAHIPPPP, encoded by the exons ATGGACAGGAGCTCGCTGCTGCAGCTCATCCAGGAGCAG CTGGACCCTGAGAACACAGGCTTCATCGGTGCGGACACCTTCGCTGGGCTGGTGCACAGCCATGAGCTGCCCCTGGACCCGGCCAAGTTGGACATGCTGGTGGCCCTGGCCCAGAGCAACGAGCGGGGTCAGGTCTGCTACCAGGAGCTGGTGGACCTGGTCAGTGCCACG ATCAGCAGCAAGCGCTCCAGCAGCTTCAAGCGGGCCATTGCTAATGGACAGCGGTCGCTGCCCCGGGAAGGGCTGCTGGATGAGCCTGGCCTGGGTGTCTACAAGCGGTTTGTGCGCTACGTAGCCTATGAGATACTGCCCTGTGAAGTAGACCGCCGCTGGTATTTCTATCGGCACCGCAGCTGCCCACCCCCTGTGTTTATGGCCTCAGTCACCCTCACCCAG ATCATCGTGTTCCTGTGCTATGGGGCACGCCTCAACAAGTGGGTGCTGCAGACCTACCACCCTGAGTACATGAAGAGCCCCCTGGTGTACCACCCTGGGCACCGTGCTCGTGCCTGGCGCTTCCTCACTTACATGTTCATGCACGTCGG GTTGGAGCAGCTGGGGTTCAATGCCCTCCTGCAGCTGATGATCGGAGTGCCCCTGGAGATGGTGCATGGTCTCCTCCGCATCAGCCTGCTCTACCTGGCGGGTGTGCTGGCAG GTTCCCTGACTGTCTCCATCACGGACATGCGGGCCCCTGTGGTGGGGGGCTCTGGAGGGGTCTATGCCCTGTGCTCAGCACACCTGGCCAACGTTGTCATGGTAACGGGGCCacctggaggctgggtgtgggAAGGGGCCCACCTGGCCTGCCTCACAGCCTCTCTGTCTGCATGCCATCAGAACTGGGCTGGGATGAGGTGTCCCTACAAGCTGCTGAGGATGGTGCTGGCCCTGGTGTGCA TGAGCTCCGAGGTGGGCCGGGCCGTGTGGCTGCGCTTCTCCCCACCACTGCCCTCCTCAGGCCCACAGCCCAGCTTCATGGCACACCTGGCTGGCGCAGTGGTGGGGGTGAGCATGGGCCTCACCATCCTGCGCAGTTACGAGGAGCGCCTACAGGACCAGTGCGGCTGGTGGGTGGTCCTGCTCGCCTATGGCACTTTCCTGCTCTTCGCCATCTTCTGGAACATCTTTGCCTATGACCTGCTGGGTGCCCACATCCCCCCACCGCCCTGA
- the Rhbdl1 gene encoding rhomboid-related protein 1 isoform X5, which translates to MDRSSLLQLIQEQQLDPENTGFIGADTFAGLVHSHELPLDPAKLDMLVALAQSNERGQVCYQELVDLISSKRSSSFKRAIANGQRSLPREGLLDEPGLGVYKRFVRYVAYEILPCEVDRRWYFYRHRSCPPPVFMASVTLTQIIVFLCYGARLNKWVLQTYHPEYMKSPLVYHPGHRARAWRFLTYMFMHVGLEQLGFNALLQLMIGVPLEMVHGLLRISLLYLAGVLAGSLTVSITDMRAPVVGGSGGVYALCSAHLANVVMNWAGMRCPYKLLRMVLALVCMSSEVGRAVWLRFSPPLPSSGPQPSFMAHLAGAVVGVSMGLTILRSYEERLQDQCGWWVVLLAYGTFLLFAIFWNIFAYDLLGAHIPPPP; encoded by the exons ATGGACAGGAGCTCGCTGCTGCAGCTCATCCAGGAGCAG CAGCTGGACCCTGAGAACACAGGCTTCATCGGTGCGGACACCTTCGCTGGGCTGGTGCACAGCCATGAGCTGCCCCTGGACCCGGCCAAGTTGGACATGCTGGTGGCCCTGGCCCAGAGCAACGAGCGGGGTCAGGTCTGCTACCAGGAGCTGGTGGACCTG ATCAGCAGCAAGCGCTCCAGCAGCTTCAAGCGGGCCATTGCTAATGGACAGCGGTCGCTGCCCCGGGAAGGGCTGCTGGATGAGCCTGGCCTGGGTGTCTACAAGCGGTTTGTGCGCTACGTAGCCTATGAGATACTGCCCTGTGAAGTAGACCGCCGCTGGTATTTCTATCGGCACCGCAGCTGCCCACCCCCTGTGTTTATGGCCTCAGTCACCCTCACCCAG ATCATCGTGTTCCTGTGCTATGGGGCACGCCTCAACAAGTGGGTGCTGCAGACCTACCACCCTGAGTACATGAAGAGCCCCCTGGTGTACCACCCTGGGCACCGTGCTCGTGCCTGGCGCTTCCTCACTTACATGTTCATGCACGTCGG GTTGGAGCAGCTGGGGTTCAATGCCCTCCTGCAGCTGATGATCGGAGTGCCCCTGGAGATGGTGCATGGTCTCCTCCGCATCAGCCTGCTCTACCTGGCGGGTGTGCTGGCAG GTTCCCTGACTGTCTCCATCACGGACATGCGGGCCCCTGTGGTGGGGGGCTCTGGAGGGGTCTATGCCCTGTGCTCAGCACACCTGGCCAACGTTGTCATG AACTGGGCTGGGATGAGGTGTCCCTACAAGCTGCTGAGGATGGTGCTGGCCCTGGTGTGCA TGAGCTCCGAGGTGGGCCGGGCCGTGTGGCTGCGCTTCTCCCCACCACTGCCCTCCTCAGGCCCACAGCCCAGCTTCATGGCACACCTGGCTGGCGCAGTGGTGGGGGTGAGCATGGGCCTCACCATCCTGCGCAGTTACGAGGAGCGCCTACAGGACCAGTGCGGCTGGTGGGTGGTCCTGCTCGCCTATGGCACTTTCCTGCTCTTCGCCATCTTCTGGAACATCTTTGCCTATGACCTGCTGGGTGCCCACATCCCCCCACCGCCCTGA
- the Rhbdl1 gene encoding rhomboid-related protein 1 isoform X2: MTRLERGARRAEQEERAGRGGAEPFAEQPLPASADPGPLPGPALWTGARCCSSSRSRPRPAAPPPQQLDPENTGFIGADTFAGLVHSHELPLDPAKLDMLVALAQSNERGQVCYQELVDLISSKRSSSFKRAIANGQRSLPREGLLDEPGLGVYKRFVRYVAYEILPCEVDRRWYFYRHRSCPPPVFMASVTLTQIIVFLCYGARLNKWVLQTYHPEYMKSPLVYHPGHRARAWRFLTYMFMHVGLEQLGFNALLQLMIGVPLEMVHGLLRISLLYLAGVLAGSLTVSITDMRAPVVGGSGGVYALCSAHLANVVMNWAGMRCPYKLLRMVLALVCMSSEVGRAVWLRFSPPLPSSGPQPSFMAHLAGAVVGVSMGLTILRSYEERLQDQCGWWVVLLAYGTFLLFAIFWNIFAYDLLGAHIPPPP; encoded by the exons ATGACGCGACTTGAGCGCGGCGCGcgcagagcagagcaggaggagcGGGCCGGCAGGGGCGGAGCGGAGCCGTTCGCAGAGCAGCCCCTCCCGGCCTCGGCCGACCCCGGCCCGCTGCCCGGCCCGGCTCTATGGACAGGAGCTCGCTGCTGCAGCTCATCCAGGAGCAG GCCTCGGCCGGCGGCTCCCCCACCCCAGCAGCTGGACCCTGAGAACACAGGCTTCATCGGTGCGGACACCTTCGCTGGGCTGGTGCACAGCCATGAGCTGCCCCTGGACCCGGCCAAGTTGGACATGCTGGTGGCCCTGGCCCAGAGCAACGAGCGGGGTCAGGTCTGCTACCAGGAGCTGGTGGACCTG ATCAGCAGCAAGCGCTCCAGCAGCTTCAAGCGGGCCATTGCTAATGGACAGCGGTCGCTGCCCCGGGAAGGGCTGCTGGATGAGCCTGGCCTGGGTGTCTACAAGCGGTTTGTGCGCTACGTAGCCTATGAGATACTGCCCTGTGAAGTAGACCGCCGCTGGTATTTCTATCGGCACCGCAGCTGCCCACCCCCTGTGTTTATGGCCTCAGTCACCCTCACCCAG ATCATCGTGTTCCTGTGCTATGGGGCACGCCTCAACAAGTGGGTGCTGCAGACCTACCACCCTGAGTACATGAAGAGCCCCCTGGTGTACCACCCTGGGCACCGTGCTCGTGCCTGGCGCTTCCTCACTTACATGTTCATGCACGTCGG GTTGGAGCAGCTGGGGTTCAATGCCCTCCTGCAGCTGATGATCGGAGTGCCCCTGGAGATGGTGCATGGTCTCCTCCGCATCAGCCTGCTCTACCTGGCGGGTGTGCTGGCAG GTTCCCTGACTGTCTCCATCACGGACATGCGGGCCCCTGTGGTGGGGGGCTCTGGAGGGGTCTATGCCCTGTGCTCAGCACACCTGGCCAACGTTGTCATG AACTGGGCTGGGATGAGGTGTCCCTACAAGCTGCTGAGGATGGTGCTGGCCCTGGTGTGCA TGAGCTCCGAGGTGGGCCGGGCCGTGTGGCTGCGCTTCTCCCCACCACTGCCCTCCTCAGGCCCACAGCCCAGCTTCATGGCACACCTGGCTGGCGCAGTGGTGGGGGTGAGCATGGGCCTCACCATCCTGCGCAGTTACGAGGAGCGCCTACAGGACCAGTGCGGCTGGTGGGTGGTCCTGCTCGCCTATGGCACTTTCCTGCTCTTCGCCATCTTCTGGAACATCTTTGCCTATGACCTGCTGGGTGCCCACATCCCCCCACCGCCCTGA
- the Rhbdl1 gene encoding rhomboid-related protein 1 isoform X3 — protein sequence MDRSSLLQLIQEQQLDPENTGFIGADTFAGLVHSHELPLDPAKLDMLVALAQSNERGQVCYQELVDLVSATISSKRSSSFKRAIANGQRSLPREGLLDEPGLGVYKRFVRYVAYEILPCEVDRRWYFYRHRSCPPPVFMASVTLTQIIVFLCYGARLNKWVLQTYHPEYMKSPLVYHPGHRARAWRFLTYMFMHVGLEQLGFNALLQLMIGVPLEMVHGLLRISLLYLAGVLAGSLTVSITDMRAPVVGGSGGVYALCSAHLANVVMVTGPPGGWVWEGAHLACLTASLSACHQNWAGMRCPYKLLRMVLALVCMSSEVGRAVWLRFSPPLPSSGPQPSFMAHLAGAVVGVSMGLTILRSYEERLQDQCGWWVVLLAYGTFLLFAIFWNIFAYDLLGAHIPPPP from the exons ATGGACAGGAGCTCGCTGCTGCAGCTCATCCAGGAGCAG CAGCTGGACCCTGAGAACACAGGCTTCATCGGTGCGGACACCTTCGCTGGGCTGGTGCACAGCCATGAGCTGCCCCTGGACCCGGCCAAGTTGGACATGCTGGTGGCCCTGGCCCAGAGCAACGAGCGGGGTCAGGTCTGCTACCAGGAGCTGGTGGACCTGGTCAGTGCCACG ATCAGCAGCAAGCGCTCCAGCAGCTTCAAGCGGGCCATTGCTAATGGACAGCGGTCGCTGCCCCGGGAAGGGCTGCTGGATGAGCCTGGCCTGGGTGTCTACAAGCGGTTTGTGCGCTACGTAGCCTATGAGATACTGCCCTGTGAAGTAGACCGCCGCTGGTATTTCTATCGGCACCGCAGCTGCCCACCCCCTGTGTTTATGGCCTCAGTCACCCTCACCCAG ATCATCGTGTTCCTGTGCTATGGGGCACGCCTCAACAAGTGGGTGCTGCAGACCTACCACCCTGAGTACATGAAGAGCCCCCTGGTGTACCACCCTGGGCACCGTGCTCGTGCCTGGCGCTTCCTCACTTACATGTTCATGCACGTCGG GTTGGAGCAGCTGGGGTTCAATGCCCTCCTGCAGCTGATGATCGGAGTGCCCCTGGAGATGGTGCATGGTCTCCTCCGCATCAGCCTGCTCTACCTGGCGGGTGTGCTGGCAG GTTCCCTGACTGTCTCCATCACGGACATGCGGGCCCCTGTGGTGGGGGGCTCTGGAGGGGTCTATGCCCTGTGCTCAGCACACCTGGCCAACGTTGTCATGGTAACGGGGCCacctggaggctgggtgtgggAAGGGGCCCACCTGGCCTGCCTCACAGCCTCTCTGTCTGCATGCCATCAGAACTGGGCTGGGATGAGGTGTCCCTACAAGCTGCTGAGGATGGTGCTGGCCCTGGTGTGCA TGAGCTCCGAGGTGGGCCGGGCCGTGTGGCTGCGCTTCTCCCCACCACTGCCCTCCTCAGGCCCACAGCCCAGCTTCATGGCACACCTGGCTGGCGCAGTGGTGGGGGTGAGCATGGGCCTCACCATCCTGCGCAGTTACGAGGAGCGCCTACAGGACCAGTGCGGCTGGTGGGTGGTCCTGCTCGCCTATGGCACTTTCCTGCTCTTCGCCATCTTCTGGAACATCTTTGCCTATGACCTGCTGGGTGCCCACATCCCCCCACCGCCCTGA
- the Rhbdl1 gene encoding rhomboid-related protein 1 isoform X6, protein MDRSSLLQLIQEQLDPENTGFIGADTFAGLVHSHELPLDPAKLDMLVALAQSNERGQVCYQELVDLISSKRSSSFKRAIANGQRSLPREGLLDEPGLGVYKRFVRYVAYEILPCEVDRRWYFYRHRSCPPPVFMASVTLTQIIVFLCYGARLNKWVLQTYHPEYMKSPLVYHPGHRARAWRFLTYMFMHVGLEQLGFNALLQLMIGVPLEMVHGLLRISLLYLAGVLAGSLTVSITDMRAPVVGGSGGVYALCSAHLANVVMNWAGMRCPYKLLRMVLALVCMSSEVGRAVWLRFSPPLPSSGPQPSFMAHLAGAVVGVSMGLTILRSYEERLQDQCGWWVVLLAYGTFLLFAIFWNIFAYDLLGAHIPPPP, encoded by the exons ATGGACAGGAGCTCGCTGCTGCAGCTCATCCAGGAGCAG CTGGACCCTGAGAACACAGGCTTCATCGGTGCGGACACCTTCGCTGGGCTGGTGCACAGCCATGAGCTGCCCCTGGACCCGGCCAAGTTGGACATGCTGGTGGCCCTGGCCCAGAGCAACGAGCGGGGTCAGGTCTGCTACCAGGAGCTGGTGGACCTG ATCAGCAGCAAGCGCTCCAGCAGCTTCAAGCGGGCCATTGCTAATGGACAGCGGTCGCTGCCCCGGGAAGGGCTGCTGGATGAGCCTGGCCTGGGTGTCTACAAGCGGTTTGTGCGCTACGTAGCCTATGAGATACTGCCCTGTGAAGTAGACCGCCGCTGGTATTTCTATCGGCACCGCAGCTGCCCACCCCCTGTGTTTATGGCCTCAGTCACCCTCACCCAG ATCATCGTGTTCCTGTGCTATGGGGCACGCCTCAACAAGTGGGTGCTGCAGACCTACCACCCTGAGTACATGAAGAGCCCCCTGGTGTACCACCCTGGGCACCGTGCTCGTGCCTGGCGCTTCCTCACTTACATGTTCATGCACGTCGG GTTGGAGCAGCTGGGGTTCAATGCCCTCCTGCAGCTGATGATCGGAGTGCCCCTGGAGATGGTGCATGGTCTCCTCCGCATCAGCCTGCTCTACCTGGCGGGTGTGCTGGCAG GTTCCCTGACTGTCTCCATCACGGACATGCGGGCCCCTGTGGTGGGGGGCTCTGGAGGGGTCTATGCCCTGTGCTCAGCACACCTGGCCAACGTTGTCATG AACTGGGCTGGGATGAGGTGTCCCTACAAGCTGCTGAGGATGGTGCTGGCCCTGGTGTGCA TGAGCTCCGAGGTGGGCCGGGCCGTGTGGCTGCGCTTCTCCCCACCACTGCCCTCCTCAGGCCCACAGCCCAGCTTCATGGCACACCTGGCTGGCGCAGTGGTGGGGGTGAGCATGGGCCTCACCATCCTGCGCAGTTACGAGGAGCGCCTACAGGACCAGTGCGGCTGGTGGGTGGTCCTGCTCGCCTATGGCACTTTCCTGCTCTTCGCCATCTTCTGGAACATCTTTGCCTATGACCTGCTGGGTGCCCACATCCCCCCACCGCCCTGA
- the Rhbdl1 gene encoding rhomboid-related protein 1 isoform X7 — MDRSSLLQLIQEQISSKRSSSFKRAIANGQRSLPREGLLDEPGLGVYKRFVRYVAYEILPCEVDRRWYFYRHRSCPPPVFMASVTLTQIIVFLCYGARLNKWVLQTYHPEYMKSPLVYHPGHRARAWRFLTYMFMHVGLEQLGFNALLQLMIGVPLEMVHGLLRISLLYLAGVLAGSLTVSITDMRAPVVGGSGGVYALCSAHLANVVMVTGPPGGWVWEGAHLACLTASLSACHQNWAGMRCPYKLLRMVLALVCMSSEVGRAVWLRFSPPLPSSGPQPSFMAHLAGAVVGVSMGLTILRSYEERLQDQCGWWVVLLAYGTFLLFAIFWNIFAYDLLGAHIPPPP, encoded by the exons ATGGACAGGAGCTCGCTGCTGCAGCTCATCCAGGAGCAG ATCAGCAGCAAGCGCTCCAGCAGCTTCAAGCGGGCCATTGCTAATGGACAGCGGTCGCTGCCCCGGGAAGGGCTGCTGGATGAGCCTGGCCTGGGTGTCTACAAGCGGTTTGTGCGCTACGTAGCCTATGAGATACTGCCCTGTGAAGTAGACCGCCGCTGGTATTTCTATCGGCACCGCAGCTGCCCACCCCCTGTGTTTATGGCCTCAGTCACCCTCACCCAG ATCATCGTGTTCCTGTGCTATGGGGCACGCCTCAACAAGTGGGTGCTGCAGACCTACCACCCTGAGTACATGAAGAGCCCCCTGGTGTACCACCCTGGGCACCGTGCTCGTGCCTGGCGCTTCCTCACTTACATGTTCATGCACGTCGG GTTGGAGCAGCTGGGGTTCAATGCCCTCCTGCAGCTGATGATCGGAGTGCCCCTGGAGATGGTGCATGGTCTCCTCCGCATCAGCCTGCTCTACCTGGCGGGTGTGCTGGCAG GTTCCCTGACTGTCTCCATCACGGACATGCGGGCCCCTGTGGTGGGGGGCTCTGGAGGGGTCTATGCCCTGTGCTCAGCACACCTGGCCAACGTTGTCATGGTAACGGGGCCacctggaggctgggtgtgggAAGGGGCCCACCTGGCCTGCCTCACAGCCTCTCTGTCTGCATGCCATCAGAACTGGGCTGGGATGAGGTGTCCCTACAAGCTGCTGAGGATGGTGCTGGCCCTGGTGTGCA TGAGCTCCGAGGTGGGCCGGGCCGTGTGGCTGCGCTTCTCCCCACCACTGCCCTCCTCAGGCCCACAGCCCAGCTTCATGGCACACCTGGCTGGCGCAGTGGTGGGGGTGAGCATGGGCCTCACCATCCTGCGCAGTTACGAGGAGCGCCTACAGGACCAGTGCGGCTGGTGGGTGGTCCTGCTCGCCTATGGCACTTTCCTGCTCTTCGCCATCTTCTGGAACATCTTTGCCTATGACCTGCTGGGTGCCCACATCCCCCCACCGCCCTGA